A stretch of Miscanthus floridulus cultivar M001 chromosome 13, ASM1932011v1, whole genome shotgun sequence DNA encodes these proteins:
- the LOC136499906 gene encoding uncharacterized protein, with amino-acid sequence MRIPWSELCLAGSPFHSVILGTQTYPLGQIDLPIMFSNQANFRSEVLTFKVVTGSYHAILGWPYYAKFMVIPNYTYLKMKMLGPNDIITSGSTFLHAFTCDHEHFELTTCRHQLYRASSA; translated from the coding sequence atgcgcatcccctggtcggagctctgtctagcgggctctcccttccatagcGTGATCCTAGGGACACAGACGTACccgcttgggcagatcgacctacctatCATGTTCAGCAaccaagccaacttccgctcagaggtcctcaccttcaaggtggtgactgggtcctaccatgccatcttggggtggccgtactacgccaagttcatggtgatccccaactacacctacctcaagatgaagatgctgggaccaaaTGACATCATCACCAGTGGTAGCACCTTCTTGCATGCCTTCACGTGTGACCATGAGCACTTCGAGCTCACCACCTGCCGTCATCAACTCTACCGAGCTTCCTCAGCTTAG